A section of the Streptomyces sp. CG1 genome encodes:
- a CDS encoding M20/M25/M40 family metallo-hydrolase — MADQQADELSLAEVVEFTSGLIRIDTTNRGGGDCRERPAAEYAAERLAGAGLEPLLLERTPGRTNVVARIAGTDPSADALLVHGHLDVVPAEAADWSVHPFSGEIRDGMVWGRGAVDMKNMDAMILAVLRGWARQGVRPRRDLVIAFTADEEASAEDGSGFLTDHHPELFEGCTEGISESGAFTFHDGAGRQIYPIAAGERGTGWLKLTAHGRAGHGSKVNKENAVTRLAAAVTRIGEHEWPLRLTPTVRAALAELAAIYGIEPDFRDVDRLLEKLGPAATLVEATVRNSANPTMLNAGYKLNVIPGEAVAYVDGRCLAGAEEEFTTTLDRLTGPDVSWEFAHREVALQAPVDAPVFARMRAAVKEFAPEGHVVPYCMSGGTDAKQFSRLGITGYGFAPLKLPEGLDYQALFHGVDERVPVEALHFGVRVLDRFLRTA; from the coding sequence ATGGCTGACCAGCAGGCCGATGAGCTGTCCCTGGCCGAGGTCGTGGAGTTCACCTCCGGCCTGATCCGGATCGACACCACCAACCGGGGCGGCGGGGACTGCCGGGAGCGGCCGGCGGCCGAGTACGCGGCCGAACGGCTGGCCGGCGCCGGCCTGGAACCGCTGCTGCTGGAGCGCACCCCGGGCCGTACCAACGTCGTCGCCCGGATCGCGGGCACCGACCCGTCCGCCGACGCGCTGCTGGTCCACGGTCACCTCGACGTGGTGCCGGCCGAGGCCGCCGACTGGAGCGTGCACCCGTTCTCCGGCGAGATCCGCGACGGGATGGTGTGGGGGCGGGGCGCCGTCGACATGAAGAACATGGACGCGATGATCCTCGCGGTCCTCCGCGGCTGGGCCCGCCAGGGCGTACGGCCCCGCCGCGACCTCGTCATCGCGTTCACCGCCGACGAGGAGGCCAGCGCCGAGGACGGCTCCGGATTCCTCACCGACCACCACCCGGAGCTGTTCGAGGGTTGCACCGAGGGCATCAGCGAGTCCGGCGCCTTCACCTTCCACGACGGTGCCGGCCGGCAGATCTACCCCATCGCGGCGGGGGAACGGGGCACCGGCTGGCTGAAGCTCACCGCGCACGGCCGTGCCGGGCACGGCTCCAAGGTGAACAAGGAGAACGCGGTGACCCGGCTCGCCGCCGCCGTCACCCGCATCGGCGAGCACGAGTGGCCGCTCCGGCTGACGCCGACCGTCCGGGCCGCGCTCGCCGAACTCGCCGCCATCTACGGCATCGAGCCCGACTTCCGGGACGTGGACCGGCTGCTGGAGAAGCTCGGTCCGGCGGCCACGCTGGTGGAGGCGACCGTCCGCAACAGCGCCAACCCGACGATGCTGAACGCCGGTTACAAGCTGAACGTGATTCCCGGCGAGGCGGTCGCCTACGTCGACGGCCGCTGTCTGGCGGGCGCCGAGGAGGAGTTCACCACCACCCTCGACCGGCTGACGGGCCCGGACGTGAGCTGGGAGTTCGCGCACCGGGAGGTGGCCCTGCAGGCGCCGGTGGACGCGCCCGTCTTCGCGAGGATGCGGGCCGCCGTGAAGGAGTTCGCACCCGAAGGGCACGTCGTGCCGTACTGCATGTCGGGCGGCACGGACGCCAAGCAGTTCTCCCGGCTCGGTATCACCGGCTATGGTTTCGCCCCGCTGAAGCTGCCCGAAGGCCTCGACTACCAGGCGCTGTTCCACGGCGTGGACGAGCGCGTGCCCGTCGAGGCGCTGCACTTCGGCGTCCGGGTGCTCGACCGCTTCCTGCGGACGGCCTAG
- a CDS encoding prolyl oligopeptidase family serine peptidase, whose amino-acid sequence MGDEVRTSPYGSWPSPVDAALAAAHDGQPEWVGFVGDEVWWTEPRPAEGGRRTLVRRTAEGTEEVVLPAPWNVRNRVVEYGGRPWTGVQRGGAPLVVFTHFADQRLYRYEPGGEPRPLTPVSAVGAGLRWADPHVDSARGEVWCVLEEFTGDHPSDVRRVLAAVPLDGSAAEDRSAVRELTDGRHRFVTGPRVSPDGRRAAWLAWDHPRMPWDGTELLVGEIGDDGTLHTVHTVAGGSREAIAQAEWSADNRLLYASDRSGWWNLYRDGTPLCPREEEFAGPLWKPGLRWFAPLDNGLIAVVHGRGSTVLGILDTESGEVVDAAGPWTEFGATLAVHGGRVAGVGASPRTVYEVVELDTASGRARAIGARHRDAVDPAYYPEPRIRTFTGPDGREVHAHVYPPHHPERAAPDGAAAPYVIWAHGGPTGRAPLVLDLAIAYFTSRGIGIAEVNYGGSTGYGRAYRERLREQWGVVDVEDCAAVARALAEEGTADPDRLAIRGGSAGGWTAAASLTTTDVYACGTIAYPILDLATWGPGETHDFESRYLESLIGPLTEVPARYAERSPTTHADRLTAPFLLLQGLDDVICPPAQCERFLARIAGRSLPHAYLTFEGEGHGFRRADTLVRALEAELSLYAQVFGLDVPEVPELELHT is encoded by the coding sequence ATGGGGGACGAGGTGCGGACGTCGCCATACGGATCGTGGCCGTCGCCGGTCGACGCGGCGCTGGCCGCCGCGCACGACGGGCAGCCGGAGTGGGTCGGCTTCGTCGGGGACGAGGTGTGGTGGACCGAGCCCCGCCCGGCAGAGGGCGGCCGCCGGACACTGGTGCGGCGGACGGCCGAGGGCACCGAGGAGGTCGTGCTCCCCGCGCCGTGGAACGTGCGCAACCGCGTGGTGGAGTACGGCGGCCGGCCCTGGACCGGGGTGCAGCGGGGCGGCGCACCGCTCGTCGTCTTCACGCACTTCGCCGACCAGCGGCTGTACCGGTACGAGCCCGGCGGCGAGCCGCGTCCGCTGACCCCGGTCTCTGCGGTGGGCGCGGGCCTGCGCTGGGCGGATCCGCACGTCGACAGCGCACGCGGCGAGGTGTGGTGCGTGCTGGAGGAGTTCACCGGGGACCACCCCTCGGACGTACGGCGGGTCCTGGCGGCCGTACCGCTGGACGGATCCGCCGCCGAGGACCGGTCCGCCGTACGCGAACTCACCGACGGCCGGCACCGGTTCGTCACCGGCCCCCGCGTCTCGCCCGACGGCCGCCGGGCGGCCTGGCTGGCCTGGGACCATCCGCGCATGCCGTGGGACGGCACGGAGCTGCTCGTCGGCGAGATCGGTGACGACGGCACACTGCATACGGTCCACACGGTCGCCGGCGGCTCGCGGGAGGCGATCGCACAGGCCGAATGGTCGGCGGACAACCGTCTTCTGTATGCGAGCGACCGCAGCGGCTGGTGGAACCTGTACCGGGACGGCACCCCGCTGTGCCCGCGCGAGGAGGAGTTCGCCGGCCCGCTGTGGAAGCCGGGCCTGCGCTGGTTCGCGCCGCTGGACAACGGGCTGATCGCGGTCGTACACGGTCGAGGGTCGACCGTACTCGGGATATTGGATACAGAATCCGGGGAGGTCGTCGACGCCGCCGGACCGTGGACCGAGTTCGGCGCCACCCTCGCCGTGCACGGCGGGCGCGTCGCCGGCGTCGGCGCCAGCCCGCGCACCGTGTACGAAGTGGTCGAGCTGGACACCGCCAGCGGCCGGGCCCGCGCGATCGGCGCCCGGCACCGGGACGCCGTCGACCCCGCGTACTACCCCGAGCCGCGGATCCGCACCTTCACCGGCCCGGACGGCCGCGAGGTCCACGCCCACGTCTACCCGCCGCACCACCCCGAACGGGCCGCACCCGACGGCGCGGCGGCGCCGTACGTCATCTGGGCGCACGGCGGCCCGACCGGCCGGGCGCCGCTCGTGCTGGACCTGGCGATCGCCTACTTCACCTCGCGGGGCATCGGGATCGCCGAGGTGAACTACGGCGGCTCCACCGGATACGGCCGGGCCTACCGTGAGCGGCTGCGCGAGCAGTGGGGTGTGGTCGACGTCGAGGACTGCGCGGCGGTCGCCCGCGCCCTCGCCGAGGAGGGCACCGCCGACCCGGACCGGCTCGCGATCCGCGGCGGCAGCGCGGGCGGCTGGACCGCGGCCGCCTCCCTGACCACCACCGACGTCTACGCCTGCGGCACCATCGCCTACCCGATCCTGGACCTGGCCACCTGGGGTCCGGGGGAGACCCACGACTTCGAGTCCCGCTATCTGGAGTCGCTGATCGGGCCGCTCACCGAGGTGCCGGCCCGGTACGCCGAGCGCTCGCCGACCACCCACGCCGACCGGCTCACCGCGCCGTTCCTGCTGCTTCAGGGTCTGGACGACGTGATCTGCCCGCCCGCCCAGTGCGAACGCTTCCTCGCCCGGATCGCGGGCCGGAGCCTGCCGCACGCCTATCTGACCTTCGAGGGCGAAGGGCACGGGTTCCGGCGGGCCGACACCCTGGTGCGCGCCCTGGAGGCCGAACTCTCCCTGTACGCTCAGGTGTTCGGGCTGGACGTGCCCGAGGTGCCAGAACTGGAGCTGCACACGTGA
- a CDS encoding LD-carboxypeptidase, with product MKELTRPERLTPGARVAVVATSGPVPEERLQAGLDVLRGWDLDPVVAPHVLDAHGELGYLAGSDTDRAADLQAAWCDPSVAAVMCARGGYGAQRMVELLDWEAMRAAGPKVFVGFSDVTVLHQAFATRLGLVSLYGPAAAGVDFVKSARAQEHLRATLFAPETVRTLASARAALAPGRARGVTLGGCLSLLATDLGTPSARPGARGGLLLLEDVGEAPYRVDRLLTQLLRSGWLDGVAGIGLGSWRDSGPYEQLRAVLADRLGGLGVPVVEELGFGHCDDAITVPFGTSAELDADSGTLTLDEPALR from the coding sequence GTGAAGGAACTGACACGGCCGGAACGGCTAACCCCGGGCGCCCGGGTGGCCGTCGTCGCCACCAGCGGGCCCGTGCCCGAGGAACGGCTCCAGGCCGGGCTCGACGTGCTGCGGGGCTGGGATCTCGATCCGGTGGTGGCACCCCATGTGCTCGACGCCCACGGTGAGTTGGGCTATCTCGCGGGCAGTGACACCGACCGTGCGGCGGACCTGCAGGCGGCCTGGTGCGACCCGTCCGTGGCCGCGGTCATGTGTGCCCGTGGCGGCTACGGCGCCCAGCGCATGGTCGAGCTGCTGGACTGGGAGGCGATGCGCGCGGCCGGGCCCAAGGTGTTCGTCGGCTTCAGCGACGTCACCGTCCTGCACCAGGCGTTCGCCACCCGGCTCGGCCTGGTCAGCCTGTACGGGCCGGCCGCCGCCGGGGTCGACTTCGTCAAGAGCGCCCGCGCCCAGGAGCATCTGCGCGCGACCCTGTTCGCTCCGGAGACGGTGCGGACGCTCGCCTCGGCCCGGGCGGCGCTGGCACCGGGGCGGGCCAGAGGCGTGACGCTCGGCGGCTGTCTGAGCCTGCTGGCCACCGACCTCGGCACCCCGTCCGCCCGGCCCGGCGCCCGGGGCGGGCTGCTCCTCCTGGAGGACGTGGGCGAAGCGCCGTACCGCGTCGACCGGTTGCTGACCCAGCTGCTGCGCTCCGGCTGGCTCGACGGGGTCGCCGGGATCGGGCTCGGATCCTGGCGCGACAGCGGCCCGTACGAGCAACTGCGCGCGGTCCTCGCCGACCGGCTCGGCGGACTCGGTGTGCCGGTCGTCGAGGAGCTGGGATTCGGGCACTGCGACGACGCGATCACGGTCCCCTTCGGGACATCCGCCGAACTGGATGCCGATTCCGGCACGTTGACGCTGGACGAGCCCGCACTGCGCTGA
- a CDS encoding CocE/NonD family hydrolase yields MLLGQTYWSVFVCLSVEVPVPRRVPRPAPRRVSRSRAVLAALLGAALTAPLALTAGPAHAGGQYTVTPLRFTVRAGGRSCAVDADLYRPDGVDRAHPAPAVLATNGFGGSKSDGTTDTIGKAFAERGYVSLVYSGLGFGHSGCLISLDDPGIDGEAASQLVDFLGGKRSADDGTHADFVTLDAPGDPRVGMIGGSYGGAIQLATASVDHRVDALVPLLTWNDLVYSLYPNNVVGARDVPGAFKWQWTNGFYLIGESQPLTTPSLDPSRINSLTCLHFVSDVCTTVHTLNTGSYPADRTARLLAYARSVSPATYLSRVQAPTLLVQGQADSLFNLNEATASYRTLKAQGTPTALIWQSWGHSGGSTGPADGELNLVQGNLESSYVGRRILAWFDRYLKNHDNTGTGPAFAYYRDWITDPARTYATADRVPALSQTLYLSGDGKLVDNRAKVARGSRSYTNWPVPTSHSESSLAATLGLPDPAPYDTPGTYLAWTGAPLARDLDVVGAPQATLEVVSPEAERTQNSGDAADRLVLFAKLYDVAPDGTQTLVHRLVAPVRVPDVTRSFTVTLPGIVHRYPAGHRLRFVVAAGDDAYFGNRGIKPVTVVSAPGDTGVLRLPVTGG; encoded by the coding sequence ATGCTCCTCGGCCAGACCTACTGGTCGGTATTCGTGTGCCTCAGTGTGGAGGTCCCCGTGCCCCGACGTGTGCCCCGACCGGCACCCCGCCGTGTGTCCCGATCCCGTGCCGTCCTCGCCGCCCTCCTCGGCGCGGCCCTCACCGCACCCCTCGCGCTCACCGCCGGCCCGGCCCACGCGGGCGGCCAGTACACCGTCACCCCGCTCAGGTTCACCGTGCGGGCCGGCGGCCGCAGTTGCGCGGTCGACGCCGACCTGTACCGTCCCGACGGAGTGGACCGCGCCCACCCCGCGCCCGCCGTGCTCGCCACCAACGGCTTCGGCGGCAGCAAGTCGGACGGCACCACCGACACCATCGGCAAGGCCTTCGCCGAACGCGGCTACGTCTCCCTCGTCTACTCCGGCCTCGGCTTCGGCCACAGCGGCTGCCTGATCTCCCTCGACGACCCCGGCATCGACGGCGAGGCGGCCTCCCAACTGGTCGACTTCCTCGGCGGGAAGCGCTCCGCCGACGACGGCACCCACGCCGACTTCGTCACCCTCGACGCCCCCGGCGACCCGCGCGTCGGCATGATCGGCGGCTCCTACGGCGGCGCGATCCAGCTGGCCACCGCCTCCGTCGACCACCGCGTCGACGCCCTCGTCCCGCTCCTCACCTGGAACGACCTCGTCTACTCCCTCTACCCGAACAACGTCGTCGGCGCCCGCGACGTGCCCGGCGCCTTCAAATGGCAGTGGACCAACGGCTTCTACCTGATCGGCGAGAGCCAGCCGCTGACCACCCCGAGCCTCGACCCGTCCCGGATCAACTCGCTGACCTGTCTGCACTTCGTCTCGGACGTCTGCACCACCGTGCACACACTCAACACCGGCAGCTACCCGGCCGACCGCACCGCCCGTCTGCTCGCCTACGCCCGCAGCGTCTCCCCGGCGACGTACCTCTCCCGTGTCCAGGCGCCCACCCTGCTCGTCCAGGGGCAGGCCGACTCCCTGTTCAACCTCAACGAGGCGACGGCCAGTTACCGCACACTCAAGGCCCAGGGCACCCCGACCGCCCTCATCTGGCAGTCCTGGGGCCACAGCGGCGGCAGCACCGGCCCCGCCGACGGTGAACTCAACCTGGTCCAGGGCAACTTGGAGTCCAGTTACGTCGGCCGCCGCATCCTCGCCTGGTTCGACCGCTACCTGAAGAACCACGACAACACCGGCACCGGCCCCGCCTTCGCCTACTACCGCGACTGGATCACCGACCCCGCCCGCACCTACGCCACCGCCGACCGGGTCCCGGCCCTCAGCCAGACCCTCTACCTCTCCGGGGACGGCAAACTGGTCGACAACCGCGCCAAGGTGGCCCGCGGCAGCCGCAGTTACACCAACTGGCCCGTCCCGACGAGCCATTCGGAAAGCTCGCTCGCCGCAACCCTCGGCCTGCCCGACCCGGCGCCGTACGACACCCCCGGCACCTACCTCGCCTGGACCGGCGCCCCCCTCGCCAGGGACCTCGATGTCGTCGGCGCCCCGCAGGCCACCCTCGAGGTGGTCTCCCCGGAGGCCGAACGCACCCAGAACTCCGGTGACGCCGCCGACCGACTGGTGCTGTTCGCCAAGCTGTACGACGTCGCGCCCGACGGCACCCAGACCCTCGTCCACCGGCTGGTCGCGCCGGTCCGGGTGCCCGACGTGACCAGGAGCTTCACCGTGACCCTGCCGGGCATCGTGCACCGGTACCCGGCCGGGCACCGGCTGCGCTTCGTGGTCGCGGCCGGTGACGACGCCTACTTCGGCAACCGGGGGATCAAGCCGGTGACCGTGGTCAGCGCGCCCGGGGACACGGGGGTGCTGCGGCTGCCGGTCACCGGCGGCTGA
- a CDS encoding GNAT family N-acetyltransferase, translated as MPHTVPHYLAEGPRVAIRHFTLADGPEFTARARESKDLHRPWLFPPDTDEAYATYAGRLLEDQTRAGFLVCEKDNGDIAGFININNIVRGAFQCGALGYGAFAHAAGRGLMREGLDLVIGYAFGPLGLHRLEINVQPENAASVALARGAGFRLEGFSPDMLYIDGAWRDHERWALTTEMRTGA; from the coding sequence ATGCCGCACACCGTGCCTCACTACCTGGCCGAGGGCCCCCGCGTGGCCATCCGTCACTTCACCCTCGCCGACGGCCCCGAGTTCACCGCACGGGCCCGCGAGAGCAAGGACCTGCACCGGCCCTGGCTGTTCCCGCCGGACACGGACGAGGCCTACGCCACCTACGCGGGCCGGCTGCTCGAGGACCAGACCAGGGCCGGCTTCCTGGTGTGCGAGAAGGACAACGGTGACATCGCCGGGTTCATCAACATCAACAACATCGTGCGCGGCGCCTTCCAGTGCGGCGCGCTCGGGTACGGGGCCTTCGCCCACGCCGCCGGGCGCGGTCTGATGCGCGAGGGTCTCGACCTGGTCATCGGATACGCCTTCGGCCCGCTGGGGCTGCACCGGCTGGAGATCAACGTGCAGCCCGAGAACGCCGCCTCCGTCGCGCTGGCACGGGGCGCCGGCTTCCGCCTGGAGGGCTTCTCGCCGGACATGCTCTACATCGACGGCGCCTGGCGCGACCATGAACGCTGGGCCCTCACCACCGAGATGCGCACCGGCGCCTGA
- a CDS encoding DUF5107 domain-containing protein, with the protein MVIVTRIRREVLTLPAAQLGPDNPLPPLRPLDEVHRIEDRDRDGMPADMARQLGQDPLHSLLPVRVRDGYDRVREPRALDALVIENDRLRATVLPGLGGRVASLLHLPTGRELLYRNPVFQPANFALNGAWYSGGIEWNIGATGHTTLSCAPLHAARVPAPDGGEMLRLWEWERLRDLPFQVDLWLPDGSDFLYVGVRIRNPHERPVPTYWWSNIAVPEERRVLAPADEAWYFGYERRLRRVPVPSYHGVDRSHPLNSPYAADYFYEVPERRRRWIAALDADGHGLMQTSTDILRGRKLFVWGHRPGGRRWQEWLTESGTGGYCEIQAGLARTQLEHVRLDAESEVSWLEAYGPLDAPPEGDWTGAVQGAEDRLESALPRARVDQAYTTWKPYADTEPTQILAAGSGWGALEVLRADWKLPGTPFSEATLGDAQAPWRELLRTGSLPEPRRVRPPGETLVAPHWRDMLETAPATPHTEYHLGVAQWHAGDRAQAVRSWERALPLAPSLWPLLRCLAVADQESGHHERAAERYADAFDDLCRERRDDGAAWTAAVAALGRETVQALLRVRRTADARTVWNRLLPAVSRRGRFRLLEAELLLAEGRPAEARAAFDAGLEVADLREGEDILGRLWSRLTDEPLPAHHDFRMSPDQ; encoded by the coding sequence ATGGTGATCGTGACGAGGATCCGACGTGAGGTACTGACGCTGCCCGCCGCGCAGTTGGGCCCGGACAACCCACTGCCCCCGCTGCGCCCGCTGGACGAGGTCCACCGCATAGAGGACCGCGACCGGGACGGCATGCCCGCGGACATGGCCCGCCAACTCGGCCAGGACCCGCTGCACAGCCTGCTCCCGGTCCGCGTCCGCGACGGCTACGACAGAGTCCGCGAGCCCCGTGCCCTCGACGCCCTCGTGATCGAGAACGACCGGCTGCGCGCCACCGTCCTGCCCGGCCTCGGCGGCCGCGTCGCCTCCCTGCTCCACCTGCCCACCGGACGCGAACTCCTCTACCGGAACCCGGTGTTCCAGCCCGCCAACTTCGCCCTCAACGGTGCCTGGTACTCCGGCGGCATCGAATGGAACATCGGCGCCACCGGCCACACCACCCTCTCCTGCGCACCCCTGCACGCCGCCCGCGTCCCCGCCCCCGACGGCGGTGAGATGCTGCGCCTGTGGGAGTGGGAGCGGCTGCGCGACCTGCCCTTCCAGGTCGACCTGTGGCTGCCCGACGGCTCCGACTTCCTCTACGTCGGCGTCCGCATCCGCAACCCGCACGAACGCCCGGTGCCGACGTACTGGTGGTCCAACATCGCGGTACCGGAGGAGCGCCGGGTCCTCGCCCCCGCCGACGAGGCCTGGTACTTCGGCTACGAGCGCCGGCTGCGCCGGGTACCCGTCCCGTCGTACCACGGCGTCGACCGCAGCCACCCCCTCAACAGCCCCTACGCCGCCGACTACTTCTACGAGGTGCCGGAGCGCCGCCGCCGCTGGATCGCCGCGCTGGACGCCGACGGGCACGGACTGATGCAGACCTCCACCGACATCCTGCGCGGCCGCAAACTCTTCGTTTGGGGCCACCGGCCCGGCGGTCGGCGCTGGCAGGAGTGGCTCACCGAATCCGGAACGGGCGGCTACTGCGAGATCCAGGCCGGCCTCGCCCGCACCCAGCTGGAACACGTCCGCCTGGACGCGGAGAGCGAGGTGTCCTGGCTGGAGGCGTACGGCCCGCTGGACGCACCGCCCGAGGGGGACTGGACCGGGGCCGTCCAGGGCGCCGAGGACCGCCTGGAGTCGGCCCTGCCCCGCGCCCGCGTCGACCAGGCGTACACGACGTGGAAGCCGTACGCCGACACCGAGCCCACCCAGATCCTGGCCGCCGGCTCCGGCTGGGGCGCCCTCGAAGTGCTGCGGGCCGACTGGAAGCTGCCCGGCACCCCGTTCTCCGAGGCCACGCTCGGCGACGCCCAGGCGCCCTGGCGCGAACTGCTGCGTACCGGGTCCCTGCCGGAACCGCGCCGGGTACGGCCGCCCGGCGAGACCCTCGTCGCCCCGCACTGGCGGGACATGCTGGAGACCGCCCCCGCCACCCCGCACACCGAGTACCACCTCGGTGTCGCCCAGTGGCACGCCGGAGACCGCGCCCAGGCCGTTCGCAGCTGGGAGCGTGCCCTCCCGCTCGCCCCCTCCCTCTGGCCGCTGCTGCGCTGCCTGGCCGTCGCCGACCAGGAGTCCGGCCACCACGAGCGGGCCGCCGAACGGTACGCGGACGCCTTCGACGACCTGTGCCGTGAACGGCGCGACGACGGCGCGGCGTGGACCGCCGCCGTGGCCGCGCTCGGCCGGGAAACCGTGCAGGCGCTGCTCCGGGTACGGCGGACGGCGGACGCCCGGACCGTCTGGAACCGGCTGCTGCCCGCCGTCAGCAGGCGCGGCCGGTTCCGGCTCCTGGAGGCCGAACTGCTGCTCGCCGAGGGACGCCCGGCCGAGGCGCGGGCCGCCTTCGACGCGGGGCTGGAGGTCGCCGACCTGCGGGAGGGCGAGGACATCCTCGGCCGGCTGTGGTCCCGGCTCACCGACGAGCCCCTGCCCGCCCACCACGACTTCCGGATGAGCCCGGACCAGTAG
- a CDS encoding VOC family protein, with translation MEILGASLRICVDDLEAAVPFYERLAGGRAMRFERGGVQVAAIGSFLLMSGPEEELEILRKVTATIAVKDVEEAHQVLTGLGARVLAGPVPTPAGRNLLAMHPDGSIFEYVDQQRA, from the coding sequence ATGGAGATTCTGGGCGCCTCGCTGCGTATCTGCGTCGATGACCTCGAAGCCGCGGTCCCGTTCTACGAGCGGCTGGCGGGTGGCAGAGCCATGCGGTTCGAGCGGGGTGGGGTGCAGGTGGCCGCGATCGGGTCCTTTCTCCTGATGAGCGGGCCGGAGGAGGAGCTGGAGATTCTGCGGAAGGTGACGGCGACCATCGCTGTCAAGGACGTGGAGGAGGCCCACCAGGTCCTGACCGGCCTCGGCGCCCGGGTCCTCGCGGGGCCGGTGCCGACGCCGGCCGGGCGGAATCTGCTGGCGATGCATCCGGACGGGTCGATCTTCGAGTACGTGGACCAGCAGCGGGCCTGA
- a CDS encoding NAD(P)/FAD-dependent oxidoreductase has translation MSRPHVVIVGAGFAGYRAARTLARLTRNRADITLLNPTDYFLYLPLLPQVAAGILEARRVTVSLPGTLRGVRLVLGEADHVDLDACSVHYSDPEGGTGTLGYDRLVLCVGSVNKLLPVPGVAEHAHGFRGLPEALYLRDHVTRQVELAAADDDPKSSTARCTFVVVGAGYTGTEVAAHMQLLTDRLARRSPLRGVRPRWLLLDVADRVLPELDQRLSRTADRVLRARGVDVRMGTSVKEATHDGVLLTDGEFVPSRTLVWCVGVRPDPLVEVVGQPLERGRLIVDPQLRVPGRPEVFGCGDAAAVPDLDRPGAFTPMTAQHAWRQGKVAGENVAASLGLGRRRRAYRHRDLGFAVDLGGIQGAANPFGIPLSGPAAGAVTRGYHLAALPAGRVRVAADWLLDAVLPCQGVQLGLVRSWAVPLDTASPELPRVPGAPERTGRPEQAGSTGGPDHPAPGPVRRTDPPDPAAG, from the coding sequence GTGAGCCGACCTCACGTCGTGATCGTCGGCGCCGGTTTCGCCGGGTACCGGGCTGCCCGCACGCTGGCCCGGCTGACCCGGAACCGGGCCGACATCACCCTGCTGAACCCGACCGACTACTTCCTGTACCTGCCGCTGCTGCCCCAGGTCGCCGCCGGCATCCTGGAGGCCCGCAGGGTCACCGTGTCGCTGCCGGGCACCCTGCGCGGGGTGCGGCTGGTGCTCGGCGAGGCGGACCATGTCGACCTCGACGCGTGCAGCGTCCACTACAGCGACCCCGAGGGCGGCACCGGCACCCTCGGCTACGACCGGCTGGTGCTGTGCGTCGGCAGCGTCAACAAGCTGCTGCCCGTCCCCGGGGTCGCCGAGCACGCGCACGGCTTCCGCGGGCTGCCCGAGGCGCTGTATCTGCGCGACCACGTGACCCGGCAGGTGGAACTGGCCGCCGCGGACGACGACCCGAAGAGCAGCACGGCCCGGTGCACCTTCGTCGTGGTCGGCGCCGGCTACACCGGCACCGAGGTGGCCGCGCACATGCAGCTGCTCACCGACCGGCTGGCCCGCCGCAGCCCGCTGCGCGGCGTCCGGCCCCGCTGGCTGCTGCTGGACGTCGCGGACCGCGTGCTGCCCGAGCTGGACCAACGGCTCTCCCGCACCGCCGACCGGGTGCTGCGGGCGCGGGGCGTGGACGTGCGCATGGGCACCTCGGTGAAGGAGGCCACCCATGACGGGGTGCTGCTCACCGACGGGGAGTTCGTCCCCTCCCGGACCCTGGTGTGGTGCGTGGGCGTACGCCCGGATCCGCTGGTGGAGGTCGTCGGGCAGCCGCTGGAGCGGGGCCGGCTGATCGTCGACCCGCAGCTGCGGGTGCCGGGCCGGCCCGAGGTGTTCGGCTGCGGGGACGCGGCCGCCGTACCGGACCTGGACCGTCCGGGCGCCTTCACGCCGATGACGGCCCAGCACGCATGGCGGCAGGGCAAGGTCGCCGGGGAGAACGTGGCCGCCTCGCTCGGCCTCGGGCGGCGCCGGCGGGCGTACCGCCATCGCGACCTCGGTTTCGCGGTCGACCTCGGCGGCATCCAGGGCGCCGCGAACCCGTTCGGCATCCCGCTGTCCGGCCCGGCGGCCGGCGCGGTCACCCGCGGCTACCACCTGGCGGCGCTTCCCGCGGGCCGCGTCCGGGTGGCCGCCGACTGGCTGCTGGACGCCGTACTGCCGTGCCAGGGCGTCCAGTTGGGCCTCGTCCGGTCCTGGGCGGTCCCCCTGGACACGGCCTCCCCGGAGCTGCCACGGGTACCGGGCGCCCCGGAACGGACGGGCCGACCGGAGCAGGCCGGCTCCACCGGCGGCCCGGACCACCCCGCCCCCGGCCCCGTCCGGCGCACCGATCCCCCGGACCCCGCCGCCGGCTGA